A segment of the Flavobacterium azooxidireducens genome:
TGGATGGTTACGAAGCCACAATTGCAATCAGAAATGGTGCTGCCGGCGACGAGAAAAAAAATATCCCCATTATTGCTTTAACCGCCGATGTAATGGAAACAACAAAAGATAGAGTGATGGAAATCGGTATGAACAAATACATGTCTAAACCCGTAGATAAAGAATTGTTGTATAAAAATATTGCGGAGTTAGTTATGGTTTAATCTTTCAATTGTTTAATGCTCAATCTAATAAAAGTAAAACCTCCGATTTCTCGGAGGCTTCTCTTTATAAAACTCAGCAACTCAGTTGCTCAGCATCTTAGTTTATATAAACTTATTGTTTCACCACTCTCACCGTTCTCGTTTCTTCACCTTGTGTTACAATCATATTGTAAACTCCCGATGGATAACGGTCACCAAATTGGTAGTTAGCAACTTCGCTTGCATTTACTTCTTTTACTTCTAAAAGTCTTCCGGCCATGTCATATACAGTCAAGCTCACTTTTTCAGTATTGGAAGTTCTTACATCAACAGCAAAACTGTTTGCAAATGGGTTTGGATAAGCCACTGCTTTGAATTCTGTTGGTAAGTTGATCGTTTCTTCAGTTTTAACTAAATTTGATCTTAGACCACCACCTGGCACTAGAATATTACAATCTTTTCCTGGATAAAAATAACCGTAAATTTCAGCTTCTACTGTTACCGAATAGTTACCACCCGGCGTTAAAGTCTGCAATGCATTAAAGTTACTCAACCTAAAGAATCGTGCTGATGTAGTGTATACTTGGTTATAGCTAACACCATCACTTAACGTGAAACGATATTGTGTTGCTCCCGTTAATGGTGTAGCATAAATTGGTGTGGTCATTGAGGTTGGTGTAATACCTTGCTCACCTCCGCAACTTACTATTGTGGCTTCTGGTGCCTCTGGCGTAAATACTGAACATGTTGCTCCGTATAAAGACCAAACTACTTCTCCGTTTACGTCTGCTTTTACACGAACGCGTACCTGATATTCCGCTGCATACACATAGTCAATTCCACTTAACTGTGTTATTTTGAAATTGTTTGTGGAACGTTCTATAGTAGTGGTTTCAACTGATGTGCCTCCTTCAATTCGACTTACTTCAAATTCATACCCTAAGGCTGAAGTTACTGTAATTGCATAGATTCCCGCTTGAAGTGATTGCAATTCTTTACCACAAACTGTACTACTTATAGATGTTGTTGGAACCGATGGTGTATTGATTTCACAAGATGTTCCGTAATCTTGCCATTCATTATTGATTCTAACCATTACACGGATGGAGTAAGCAGTATTGAAACCTGCAATATCCGTTTCACTGATACGAATCATCGCAATTGTTTTTTCTACTTCTCTAACTGCCGTTGTAGATAAATTGGTTATCTCATAACGGTAACCTGTTACAGTTGCTCCGTTAGGTAAACCTGTAGGAGTATCAGCTAAAATAGAAGAATTAACATGTTGCAATGTAGTTCCATTGAAATAGGGGCGGATTTGGGTTAAAACCGGAGGGCAACCATCCGTTAATTCTCCGGCACAATTTTGAAGAATGCCATCATAACAAATTTCGGTAGCTCCCGGATAGATAGTGTCATCGGAATCATCACAATCTAAACCTAAAGATGTTTCGGTATATTCAGATGGTAATAATTCTCCATAACAAACAGATTCACTACCTCCAACTGTATATCCATCTCCGTCTGCATCAACATAAAACGAACCCGATCTCCAAACTGTTGGATCATTGTCATCACAGTCGCCACTAATTCCTTCAGTACTTGTCCAGTCTTCACCGGGAGAAGTGGCTGAAATTTGTGTATCTATATAATAACCATCAGTATCTGCATCTAAATACCATGTGATTGTGGTAGGGACTTCAGTTACAAAACGACCCATGTACACATAACCATTTCCTAAAGGACCTGTAGTTTGTGTCGCCGAAGTATATTCTACTTGATTAAGTGAAGTGTTTATTGCTCCGGGATAGAGATTCCAAACACTTCCATCATATACAGCAGGTTGAATTGAGGCTACAGTTCCATTTACATCACCCGAAGAACTATTGTATTTTGTTGTTAATGAATACTCATAAGTACCTGTGATAGAAGGAGCATAAATACTAAAATATCTCGTTAAATAATTAGAAGCGGAACCAGTGTTTGCATAGAACCCATCAGTAATTTTAAAACCAATTGTACGTGTAGCAGAATTACTTGTAAAACCTAAGGTTAAAGGTGTATATTCTGTGGTTCCGGTTGTTTCTCCTAACGGGAAAATTACAGATGAAGTTTCTCCTACAGGATAGTTATAGCATAAAAAGCCAGCATTAGGAGTTACAATCATACTGGTATTATTTAAAGTGCTATTGCCAAAAGTTGAATTTAATTCGCCAAAAGTTAAGTTACCGCTTCCTACAGCTAAGTGTCCTTTGGTTAACAACAATTGACTAACTGTTATGTTTTGATTGTTTAAAGTTAACGTACTTCCTGTAGTTGGCATATTAACTTGCAATCGGGTTACAGTTGTGTTATTGAATAAATTATTTGGTAGAGTAAAATTTCCTGTTGAATTATTGAATATTAGTGTTGCATAAGTTCCGGAAGCATTAATAGTACCGTTTGTTCTTACGATTGGGTTGTTGCCAGTAAATGTTATTTTTGAAGATACATTATTACCAAAATTTAATATACCATTAGTTAATGTTAATGTCCCATTTATTGAAGGTGATGGGGGTAAAGAGCTTGCAAAAGTAACACCACTAGAATTATCTATAATTATATTTGAAATTCCGGATGATTTCATTTCATAAAAATAAGCGGTCTGTGCACTATTTCCTTTATATTCTAAGGTTGAACCATTTTGATATGTTGCATTAAATCCGGATGCTCCGACACGGGTTCCTTGAAATGAAACTTTTCCGTAAATATTTGAAGTTGTAAGACCGGTAACAGAACCGGAACCTAAAAAACGTATTTCACCTCCGGCTTCTACATTTATTCTGCTGGGAGGATTGGAGCCAGACCCAAAAATCAACAAGGCTCCACTCTTTACGGTTATTGTGTTTGATGTGTTTACTAAAGTTCCATTTACCGTAAGTGTAGCACCACTATTAAGAGTTAAATTTGCACCACATGTCAATGTCTGGCTGGAGGCCACAGTTCCAGTTCCTGTTAAAATAAAAGGCCTACTGAAGTTAAAAGATCTGTTAATAGTAAATGCATTTGTTGTAATGGTTGCACTACCGCTGCTATTCATAGTTATGGCAGCACTACCTTGTGTTGTAAATGATGACAATGTTACACTACTAACACTATTCATATTTATTTCCAATGTTCCTGTTGAGTTGATAATGACATTTCCATTGGTTGTAGGCATAACATTACCACTCCAATTCGGACAAAGTGAAGAGCCTGTTCCTGCACAAAACCATGCTCTTGTTCCGCTATTACTCATTGTTTGGGCAAATGTGCCGTTTGTTGATAACATAGAAACTACCATAGCAATAGCACAAAGCCATTGCTTTCTTAAAATTGTTTTTTTCATTTAAAAAATTTGTTATTTGGAATTTAGTTTTAAAATCATAACAAATTCAGAAAAATTCAATGGTAATTTTGAGGTAGTGCAAACATATACAAATACATTAATT
Coding sequences within it:
- a CDS encoding T9SS type A sorting domain-containing protein — protein: MKKTILRKQWLCAIAMVVSMLSTNGTFAQTMSNSGTRAWFCAGTGSSLCPNWSGNVMPTTNGNVIINSTGTLEINMNSVSSVTLSSFTTQGSAAITMNSSGSATITTNAFTINRSFNFSRPFILTGTGTVASSQTLTCGANLTLNSGATLTVNGTLVNTSNTITVKSGALLIFGSGSNPPSRINVEAGGEIRFLGSGSVTGLTTSNIYGKVSFQGTRVGASGFNATYQNGSTLEYKGNSAQTAYFYEMKSSGISNIIIDNSSGVTFASSLPPSPSINGTLTLTNGILNFGNNVSSKITFTGNNPIVRTNGTINASGTYATLIFNNSTGNFTLPNNLFNNTTVTRLQVNMPTTGSTLTLNNQNITVSQLLLTKGHLAVGSGNLTFGELNSTFGNSTLNNTSMIVTPNAGFLCYNYPVGETSSVIFPLGETTGTTEYTPLTLGFTSNSATRTIGFKITDGFYANTGSASNYLTRYFSIYAPSITGTYEYSLTTKYNSSSGDVNGTVASIQPAVYDGSVWNLYPGAINTSLNQVEYTSATQTTGPLGNGYVYMGRFVTEVPTTITWYLDADTDGYYIDTQISATSPGEDWTSTEGISGDCDDNDPTVWRSGSFYVDADGDGYTVGGSESVCYGELLPSEYTETSLGLDCDDSDDTIYPGATEICYDGILQNCAGELTDGCPPVLTQIRPYFNGTTLQHVNSSILADTPTGLPNGATVTGYRYEITNLSTTAVREVEKTIAMIRISETDIAGFNTAYSIRVMVRINNEWQDYGTSCEINTPSVPTTSISSTVCGKELQSLQAGIYAITVTSALGYEFEVSRIEGGTSVETTTIERSTNNFKITQLSGIDYVYAAEYQVRVRVKADVNGEVVWSLYGATCSVFTPEAPEATIVSCGGEQGITPTSMTTPIYATPLTGATQYRFTLSDGVSYNQVYTTSARFFRLSNFNALQTLTPGGNYSVTVEAEIYGYFYPGKDCNILVPGGGLRSNLVKTEETINLPTEFKAVAYPNPFANSFAVDVRTSNTEKVSLTVYDMAGRLLEVKEVNASEVANYQFGDRYPSGVYNMIVTQGEETRTVRVVKQ